A single region of the Grus americana isolate bGruAme1 chromosome 3, bGruAme1.mat, whole genome shotgun sequence genome encodes:
- the MRPL19 gene encoding 39S ribosomal protein L19, mitochondrial, with protein sequence MAAACGRLLPRSAAAGVLGLAAARPALSGRCFSCSSYRISSDGEPAKFQPPPKPVIIDKQKQKGERRFLSPEFIPPRGRTDPLKFYIERKDMIQRRKVFNIPEFYVGSVLAVTTADPCANDKVNRFVGICIQRGGKGLGATFVLRNVIEDQGVEICYELYNPRIQAIEVLKLEKRLDDNLMYLRDALPEYSTFDVNMKPVSHLDHEEIPVNKLQVRMKPKPWSKRWERPKYNIKGIKFELPEKKMKAAQKWSQPWLEFDMLREYDTSKIEEKIWKEVSEELKK encoded by the exons ATGGCAGCTGCGTGCGGGAGGCTGTTGCCGCGGAGTGCCGCCGCGGGGGTGCTGGGCCTCGCTGCCGCCCGGCCCGCCCTGTCCGGCA ggTGCTTTTCTTGCTCAAGCTATCGAATTAGCAGCGATGGAGAGCCAGCAAAATTTCAGCCGCCTCCAAAGCCCGTCATTATTgacaagcagaagcagaaaggagagaggag GTTCTTGAGCCCTGAATTTATACCTCCCAGAGGGAGAACAGATCCTCTTAAATTTTATATAGAAAGAAAGGATATGATACAGAGACGGAAAGTGTTCAACATCCCAGAATTCTATGTTG GCAGCGTACTCGCCGTTACGACTGCAGATCCATGTGCCAATGACAAAGTCAACCGGTTTGTAGGTATCTGCAttcaaagaggaggaaaagggctTGGCGCTACCTTTGTCCTTCGGAACGTTATAGAAGACCAAG GTGTTGAAATATGTTATGAACTGTACAATCCTCGAATCCAGGCGATTGAGGTTCTGAAGCTGGAAAAGAGGCTGGATGACAACCTGATGTACCTGCGAGATGCCCTCCCTGAATATAGTACTTTTGATGTGAATATGAAACCTGTGTCTCATTTAGACCATGAAGAAATTCCTGTAAACAAG CTGCAGGTACGAATGAAACCTAAACCATGGTCAAAACGGTGGGAAAGGccaaaatacaatataaaagGAATAAAGTTTGAgctacctgaaaaaaaaatgaaagcagcacagaagtgGAGCCAGCCCTGGCTAGAGTTTGATATGCTGCGAGAATACGATACTTCAAAAATAGAGGAGAAAATTTGGAAAGAAGTGAGTGAAgagcttaaaaaataa